A stretch of the uncultured Trichococcus sp. genome encodes the following:
- the comGD gene encoding competence type IV pilus minor pilin ComGD: MYKSGFTLLESLLVLMIASMILLLTPQLETATDELAFNLFLDDFLTELHTAQSYAVITGNGVNMDVLRPIGATHYAVFKDGTGSDRYINRKLLLPEGSKVIQGYTGFIKGGSGYLQPNTIIMETDRYRYTITIQLGSGRYEVNKAKR, encoded by the coding sequence ATGTATAAAAGCGGATTCACATTATTGGAGAGCTTATTGGTACTGATGATCGCCTCCATGATTTTGCTGCTGACCCCACAATTGGAAACCGCAACGGATGAACTCGCGTTCAATCTGTTTTTGGACGATTTCTTGACGGAACTTCACACAGCTCAGAGTTATGCGGTCATCACAGGGAATGGCGTCAATATGGATGTCCTGCGACCAATCGGCGCAACGCATTATGCTGTTTTTAAAGACGGTACCGGATCGGACCGTTATATCAATCGGAAGTTACTTTTGCCTGAAGGATCAAAAGTGATTCAAGGCTACACCGGATTCATCAAAGGAGGAAGCGGATATCTGCAGCCGAATACCATCATCATGGAAACGGACCGATATCGCTATACCATCACAATCCAATTGGGGAGCGGTCGTTATGAAGTCAATAAAGCTAAACGATAG
- the comGF gene encoding competence type IV pilus minor pilin ComGF — MPTKSMQKNPEQSQAGFTLLEAAFALTVNTMVLLLIVGGMGVIRTANVQLEQRQEAEWHLFLIQLEHELEDELMVQKTSTTIRTKSKNPADTAVYTYEFRINKVLRYKNGEGYHPMLLQVKALKYEVTNEGISIQATLSDDQTRRAHLILPKAPI, encoded by the coding sequence ATGCCGACGAAATCGATGCAAAAGAACCCTGAACAATCGCAAGCCGGATTCACTTTATTGGAAGCGGCGTTTGCGCTGACTGTCAATACGATGGTGCTCCTGCTGATAGTTGGGGGCATGGGGGTAATCCGCACTGCGAACGTACAGCTGGAGCAGAGACAAGAAGCAGAATGGCATCTGTTCCTGATCCAACTTGAGCATGAGTTGGAAGACGAGTTGATGGTGCAAAAGACAAGCACGACAATCCGCACCAAATCAAAAAATCCGGCTGATACTGCTGTTTATACCTATGAGTTCCGTATCAATAAAGTGCTTCGTTACAAAAACGGAGAAGGCTATCATCCGATGCTGCTGCAAGTCAAAGCGTTGAAATACGAGGTGACCAATGAAGGGATTTCTATCCAGGCTACGCTTTCGGACGACCAGACGCGCAGAGCGCATCTTATCTTGCCGAAAGCCCCAATTTAA
- the comGB gene encoding competence type IV pilus assembly protein ComGB: MDTLRKSITWRTSSEKRWQGKEQAYFLKRLSELLKEGFSLAEGLAFLKMMQPKRADDIQRMLGKLETGINLADVLADCGFSEQVVSQLRLSFLHGKLTETLLFCSDFLTEKDKQLHKLRKVLIYPLFLLVFANGMLIAIRQVLLPSLETMLEPSEEAAGLMVRIILLYLENLPLILLGTLALGASFFLLAKSYLKKKSAFQKSLLFCRIPLFSKWVQLYYSFFFCREYAYFFRNGMQLNQIVSLMRGDDGTAWMKEISGLVEEGLMQGDSLTTIIKRYPIFKEEMGWMIYHGELTSQLPIKLSMYSEECFRLLIADIEQKIGWLQPVLFLMVAVIVMAIYLILLMPMLSSLGGMY, translated from the coding sequence GTGGATACATTACGGAAAAGCATTACCTGGAGAACCTCGTCTGAAAAACGTTGGCAGGGAAAAGAGCAGGCTTATTTCTTGAAGCGCCTGAGTGAATTGTTGAAGGAAGGTTTTTCTTTGGCCGAAGGGCTGGCTTTTCTGAAGATGATGCAGCCGAAGCGCGCGGATGATATCCAGCGCATGCTAGGCAAATTGGAAACGGGCATCAATCTAGCGGATGTCTTGGCTGACTGTGGCTTTTCGGAGCAGGTCGTTTCGCAGCTAAGGTTGTCTTTTCTTCACGGGAAATTGACGGAAACCTTGCTTTTTTGTTCCGACTTCTTGACGGAAAAGGACAAACAGCTCCATAAACTCAGAAAAGTGTTGATTTATCCGTTATTTTTGCTGGTGTTCGCGAATGGGATGTTGATTGCGATCAGACAGGTATTGCTTCCCAGTTTGGAGACGATGCTGGAACCCTCGGAAGAGGCGGCCGGACTGATGGTCCGCATCATCTTGCTTTACCTGGAGAATTTGCCGCTCATCCTATTGGGTACGTTAGCTTTAGGCGCCAGCTTTTTCCTTTTGGCAAAAAGTTACTTAAAAAAGAAATCAGCTTTCCAAAAATCGTTGCTGTTTTGCCGGATCCCGCTCTTCAGCAAATGGGTCCAACTCTACTATTCCTTTTTCTTCTGCCGGGAATACGCCTATTTCTTCCGCAATGGCATGCAGTTGAACCAGATCGTTTCACTGATGCGCGGCGATGATGGAACTGCCTGGATGAAGGAAATATCCGGATTGGTGGAGGAAGGGCTGATGCAGGGTGACAGTCTGACGACGATCATCAAACGTTATCCCATCTTCAAAGAGGAGATGGGTTGGATGATCTATCACGGCGAGCTCACCAGCCAGTTGCCGATCAAATTGAGCATGTACAGCGAAGAATGCTTCCGGCTGCTGATAGCGGATATCGAACAGAAAATCGGCTGGCTGCAGCCTGTCTTGTTTCTCATGGTCGCCGTCATCGTGATGGCGATCTATCTTATATTGTTGATGCCGATGCTAAGTTCATTAGGAGGAATGTATTAA
- a CDS encoding type II secretion system protein: protein MKSIKLNDSSGYMLFESLIALAMVSISIYVLMPHSVKFFTTLKAAGAEVAYWRVAQDQMQVIAKGGNPIESQASGGILFTTTWNPETSELIVSGDDGSERVTVHADEIDAKEP, encoded by the coding sequence ATGAAGTCAATAAAGCTAAACGATAGCAGTGGTTATATGCTTTTCGAAAGTCTGATCGCTTTGGCCATGGTCAGCATCTCAATCTATGTGCTGATGCCGCATTCCGTTAAATTTTTCACGACTTTAAAAGCGGCGGGAGCGGAAGTTGCCTACTGGCGGGTCGCGCAGGACCAGATGCAGGTCATCGCCAAAGGAGGAAACCCAATCGAAAGTCAGGCTTCCGGAGGTATACTGTTCACCACTACTTGGAATCCGGAAACCTCAGAACTTATAGTGAGCGGTGATGATGGGTCAGAAAGGGTGACGGTGCATGCCGACGAAATCGATGCAAAAGAACCCTGA
- the folD gene encoding bifunctional methylenetetrahydrofolate dehydrogenase/methenyltetrahydrofolate cyclohydrolase FolD produces METIIMDGKGLAKKMQDQMKEQVAALTAEGKTPGLCVILVGEDKASQVYVRNKEKQSEAMGMNSRVVRLAADISEAALLAEVEKQNQDDSMHGILVQLPLPKHIDEQKVLRAIRYEKDVDGFHPMNVGNFFLGNESALPCTPYGIMKILEEYNIEIEGKKALVIGRSNIVGKPMSIMLLNENATVTIAHSRTKNLKELAKEADILVAAIGRGHFVTADFIKQGAVVIDVGMNRSSEGKLIGDVDTAAAMGIASHITPVPGGVGPMTITMLLQQTIDKAK; encoded by the coding sequence ATGGAAACGATTATTATGGATGGAAAAGGCTTAGCAAAAAAAATGCAGGATCAGATGAAAGAGCAGGTAGCAGCATTGACAGCGGAAGGGAAAACCCCTGGTCTTTGCGTCATTCTGGTCGGTGAGGATAAAGCAAGCCAAGTCTATGTCCGCAATAAAGAGAAACAATCCGAAGCAATGGGTATGAATTCGCGTGTTGTTCGCCTTGCGGCAGACATCTCCGAAGCGGCTCTCCTGGCTGAAGTCGAAAAACAGAATCAAGATGACAGCATGCATGGCATTCTGGTGCAGTTGCCTTTGCCGAAGCACATAGATGAACAAAAAGTCCTGCGCGCTATCCGTTATGAGAAGGATGTGGATGGATTCCATCCGATGAACGTCGGGAACTTCTTCCTGGGTAACGAATCAGCATTGCCATGTACCCCGTATGGCATCATGAAAATTTTGGAAGAATACAACATCGAAATCGAGGGCAAAAAAGCATTGGTGATCGGCCGGAGCAATATCGTCGGCAAACCGATGTCCATCATGCTGCTGAACGAAAATGCCACAGTCACGATTGCCCATTCCCGCACCAAAAACCTGAAGGAATTGGCGAAAGAAGCTGACATCCTGGTAGCTGCGATCGGCAGAGGGCATTTCGTCACCGCTGACTTCATCAAACAAGGCGCAGTCGTCATCGATGTGGGGATGAATCGCAGTTCAGAAGGCAAATTGATCGGGGACGTGGATACGGCTGCCGCAATGGGTATCGCAAGCCATATCACACCAGTTCCTGGCGGTGTCGGACCGATGACGATCACGATGCTGTTGCAACAAACAATCGATAAAGCAAAATAA
- the nusB gene encoding transcription antitermination factor NusB has protein sequence MSTSRLTRREIREKALQALFQLKTNEELTPEEAIKQALLSDSEEWNSEEDVEIQNYPYLITLVHGVLDNQATIDEAIRPYLKNWTVGRLAKADALIMQIAAYEMLLGDTEQVPQRVALNEAIEISKLYCDEQSSKFINGVLSNLIPETENP, from the coding sequence GTGAGCACTTCCCGTCTAACCAGAAGAGAAATCAGGGAAAAGGCGCTCCAAGCCCTTTTCCAGTTGAAAACGAACGAAGAATTGACCCCTGAAGAAGCCATCAAGCAAGCTCTGTTGAGCGATTCAGAAGAATGGAACAGCGAAGAGGACGTCGAAATCCAGAACTATCCTTATTTGATCACCCTAGTGCATGGCGTGTTGGATAATCAAGCGACGATTGATGAAGCGATCCGGCCTTACCTGAAGAACTGGACGGTAGGCAGATTGGCCAAAGCAGATGCTCTGATTATGCAGATCGCTGCCTACGAAATGCTGTTGGGTGATACGGAACAAGTACCTCAAAGGGTAGCGTTGAATGAAGCCATCGAAATTTCAAAGCTTTATTGTGATGAACAATCGAGTAAATTCATTAACGGCGTATTGTCCAATCTCATTCCCGAAACGGAAAATCCTTAA
- a CDS encoding Xaa-Pro peptidase family protein, whose protein sequence is MSRVSKLQDAIKAKKMDAMLVTSQYNLRYVSNFTGTTGLAVITQEEAFFVTDFRYTQQAASQAQGFQIIQNKGPIFEEVKKIAEEKGFASIGFEDAIMSFRSVEDLEDLVTCDLVPASGIIEELREVKDEEEIKTIKRACEIADAGFMFILDHIRPGVSEIEVANRLDFHMRELGASGVSFETIVASGIRSAMPHGVASPKLIQKGDFVTLDFGCYYNGYVSDMTRTVSVGQPDAELKKIYEIVLAAQLRVNEAAKAGMTGIEVDSVSRDYITEQGYGEAFGHSNGHGIGLEIHEGPNTSQKAGKVLVPGNVITNEPGIYLAGLGGVRIEDDLVIRDEGNEILTHSPKELIIL, encoded by the coding sequence ATGAGTAGAGTCTCAAAATTGCAGGATGCCATCAAAGCGAAGAAGATGGATGCAATGCTGGTGACAAGTCAATATAACTTACGTTATGTTTCCAATTTTACGGGCACGACCGGTCTGGCGGTCATCACCCAAGAGGAAGCTTTTTTTGTGACTGACTTCCGTTATACCCAACAAGCTGCTTCACAGGCACAGGGTTTTCAGATTATTCAGAATAAAGGGCCGATATTCGAAGAAGTGAAAAAGATAGCGGAAGAAAAGGGCTTTGCATCAATAGGTTTCGAAGACGCTATCATGTCCTTCCGCAGTGTCGAGGACTTGGAGGATTTGGTGACGTGCGATTTGGTTCCTGCTTCAGGCATCATCGAGGAATTGCGTGAAGTCAAAGATGAAGAGGAAATCAAGACTATCAAGAGGGCTTGTGAAATAGCGGATGCGGGCTTCATGTTCATCCTTGACCACATCCGTCCGGGAGTTTCGGAAATAGAAGTCGCCAACCGCCTGGATTTCCACATGCGCGAATTGGGTGCGAGCGGCGTTTCTTTCGAAACAATTGTCGCCAGCGGCATCCGTTCCGCCATGCCGCATGGTGTGGCCAGTCCGAAGCTGATTCAAAAAGGCGACTTTGTAACGCTGGATTTCGGTTGTTATTACAACGGCTATGTTTCGGATATGACCCGCACGGTATCAGTTGGGCAACCCGATGCTGAATTGAAGAAAATCTACGAGATTGTTCTGGCTGCCCAATTGCGCGTGAATGAGGCAGCAAAAGCGGGCATGACCGGAATCGAAGTCGACAGTGTCTCACGTGATTATATTACGGAACAGGGTTATGGAGAAGCGTTCGGACACTCCAACGGGCATGGGATCGGACTGGAGATACATGAGGGTCCGAATACATCGCAAAAAGCCGGAAAAGTGCTTGTGCCGGGGAATGTCATCACAAATGAACCGGGCATCTATCTTGCGGGTCTGGGCGGTGTCCGGATTGAAGATGATCTTGTGATCCGGGATGAAGGCAACGAGATTTTGACACATTCTCCAAAAGAATTGATTATTTTATAA
- a CDS encoding Asp23/Gls24 family envelope stress response protein — MMEETNIPLANGPAPLGEIEIAPEVIEVIAGIAANEVDGVYAMQGSFKTGVNELLGRTAHNKGVHLTVDEDGLAVDVYCYIKYGASVPKVALDMQEKVKEQVLYMSNLEVSQVNVHVVGLVAPKSEDNTYLDLDTELGENA; from the coding sequence ATGATGGAAGAAACAAACATTCCTTTAGCAAACGGTCCGGCTCCGCTGGGAGAGATTGAAATTGCTCCTGAAGTGATTGAAGTGATCGCTGGTATTGCAGCGAATGAAGTAGACGGTGTTTATGCGATGCAAGGGTCTTTCAAGACCGGCGTCAATGAATTGTTGGGACGCACCGCCCACAACAAAGGTGTACATTTGACGGTGGATGAAGATGGATTGGCGGTTGATGTATACTGCTATATCAAATACGGAGCTTCCGTACCGAAAGTCGCTTTGGATATGCAAGAAAAAGTGAAGGAACAAGTCCTTTACATGAGCAATCTTGAAGTGTCGCAAGTGAACGTCCATGTAGTCGGCCTTGTCGCGCCAAAATCCGAAGACAACACTTATCTTGATTTGGATACAGAATTGGGGGAGAATGCGTGA
- the xseA gene encoding exodeoxyribonuclease VII large subunit: protein MEPLYLSVTALTKYIKRKFDADPYLERVYLTGEISNYRPRPGHQYFSLKDDHAVISAVMYKGRFDKLTFKPKEGMKVMLIGRVNVYEAGGTYNIMVEHMEPDGIGALYQAFSELKEKLAREGLFSLPKKKLPVFPKRIAIVTSPSGAVIRDIMTTVKRRYPIVQLVLYPTIVQGKDSAADIIKNLQAIEQKGDFDVAIVARGGGSIEDLWSFNEEAVVRQIAAMTVPVISSVGHETDTTLSDFVADVRAATPTAAAELSVPVLSDVIRYIHQIDNRLYQKMRHLQTMQQQRLNRAMQSYIFRQPERMYEGYAIKADQVQQRLANQMQQQLHLRSNELQRLQLRLENRNPAREVQLAGNRRQQLTDELQRAMDRYLKQKEMCMTSAMQSLDLLSPLKIMSRGYTYTTKDGNIIASVKELRSGDKLKVNFSDGYAEAEVKQVVEEK, encoded by the coding sequence TTGGAACCTCTCTATCTCAGCGTCACCGCTTTGACCAAATACATCAAAAGAAAATTCGATGCCGATCCTTACCTCGAACGCGTATACCTTACAGGTGAAATATCCAACTATCGTCCGCGTCCGGGCCATCAATACTTCAGCCTGAAGGATGACCATGCCGTCATCTCAGCAGTGATGTATAAAGGCAGATTCGACAAGTTGACCTTCAAGCCCAAGGAAGGGATGAAGGTGATGCTCATCGGACGGGTGAATGTCTATGAAGCGGGCGGAACCTACAATATCATGGTCGAACATATGGAACCGGATGGCATCGGTGCTCTGTACCAAGCATTCTCGGAACTCAAGGAGAAACTGGCGCGTGAAGGGTTGTTTTCCTTGCCGAAGAAAAAGCTTCCTGTGTTCCCGAAGCGCATCGCCATTGTGACCAGTCCAAGCGGCGCAGTCATCCGTGACATCATGACGACCGTCAAAAGAAGATATCCGATTGTCCAACTCGTGCTCTATCCGACCATTGTCCAAGGGAAGGATTCCGCTGCCGACATCATCAAGAATCTCCAAGCAATCGAGCAAAAAGGTGATTTTGATGTGGCGATCGTTGCAAGGGGTGGCGGTTCCATCGAGGATCTTTGGTCCTTCAACGAGGAGGCAGTCGTTCGCCAAATCGCGGCCATGACTGTTCCGGTCATTTCTTCCGTAGGGCATGAAACGGATACGACACTGTCCGACTTTGTTGCGGACGTCCGTGCCGCTACTCCAACGGCAGCAGCAGAATTATCCGTGCCGGTATTGAGCGATGTCATCCGTTATATCCATCAGATCGACAATAGGCTCTATCAAAAGATGCGGCATCTGCAAACGATGCAACAACAACGATTGAATCGCGCTATGCAATCCTATATCTTCAGACAACCGGAAAGGATGTATGAAGGCTATGCCATCAAAGCAGACCAAGTGCAACAACGCTTGGCCAATCAAATGCAGCAACAACTCCATTTGCGGTCCAATGAACTGCAGCGGCTGCAATTGCGTCTTGAAAACCGCAATCCTGCAAGGGAAGTGCAACTGGCCGGCAACCGCAGACAGCAACTCACCGATGAACTGCAAAGAGCCATGGATCGCTATCTGAAACAGAAGGAAATGTGCATGACATCGGCCATGCAATCGTTGGACTTGTTGAGTCCGCTGAAGATCATGTCGCGAGGGTACACTTATACGACCAAGGATGGGAACATAATCGCATCCGTCAAAGAGTTGCGCAGCGGCGACAAATTGAAAGTGAATTTTTCGGACGGTTATGCCGAAGCAGAAGTAAAACAGGTGGTGGAGGAAAAATAA
- the comGC gene encoding competence type IV pilus major pilin ComGC, translating to MKSIKKTLKNKEAFTLMEMVLVLFIISVLMLMIIPNVANTKTSVETKGTDALAVVVQTQADMYELDTGTEAASFTVLGDGGYLNDNQVTQATAKLTIAGGNVSIIE from the coding sequence ATGAAATCAATAAAAAAAACACTAAAAAATAAAGAAGCCTTTACACTTATGGAAATGGTACTCGTCCTTTTCATTATTTCTGTGCTGATGCTGATGATCATCCCGAATGTGGCGAACACGAAAACTAGTGTAGAGACTAAAGGCACGGATGCTTTGGCGGTTGTGGTGCAGACACAGGCTGACATGTATGAATTGGATACAGGGACGGAAGCGGCCAGCTTTACCGTCCTTGGGGATGGTGGTTACCTAAACGATAATCAAGTGACCCAAGCAACCGCCAAGCTCACAATAGCAGGCGGTAATGTTTCCATAATCGAGTGA
- a CDS encoding exodeoxyribonuclease VII small subunit, with protein sequence MKSEKKVSFEEAMNQLEAIVTRLEAGDVPLEEALEQFKVGMDLSKYCQDTLNNAEKTLTKIVNPDGSEANFEESAVQNEGE encoded by the coding sequence ATGAAATCCGAAAAGAAAGTAAGTTTTGAAGAAGCGATGAACCAATTAGAAGCTATTGTAACAAGACTGGAAGCAGGGGATGTTCCCTTGGAAGAGGCTTTGGAGCAATTCAAGGTCGGTATGGATCTCAGCAAGTATTGCCAAGATACTTTGAACAATGCCGAAAAAACATTGACGAAAATCGTCAACCCTGATGGTTCGGAAGCGAATTTTGAAGAATCGGCAGTCCAAAACGAAGGGGAATGA
- the comGA gene encoding competence type IV pilus ATPase ComGA — protein sequence MEEKAESLLADAMRLGVSDIHLLPYEDHYELFFRVSTGLSKVAVYSIEKGERLISYFKFLSNMNVGERRKPQSGAVRYRLNGKKIELRLSTIANFRYQESLVIRMLYANPTSENGLHAFFPDQEAKLLELLDHKSGLVLFSGPTGSGKTTTIYHLLRRKYADEPLQIITMEDPVEIEEPLFLQAEVNETAGITYDLLIRQCLRHHPDILVIGEIRDEETAKMVVRSALTGHLVIATIHAKESFGVLERLRELAISSEQMKQTLLAVVSQRLIAKYCPLCSGKCTIHCSHYHVNEKSAAIYEILAGKELQNYLQNKEDRKRFVTLNDKLRKAYACGYITEKHYLENLV from the coding sequence ATGGAAGAAAAAGCAGAGAGCCTGTTGGCGGATGCGATGCGTTTGGGCGTTTCCGACATCCATCTGCTCCCCTATGAAGACCACTATGAACTCTTTTTTCGAGTGAGTACCGGATTGTCGAAAGTAGCCGTGTATTCAATCGAAAAAGGCGAACGGTTGATTTCTTACTTCAAATTTCTGTCGAACATGAACGTGGGCGAAAGGCGGAAACCGCAATCCGGTGCGGTCAGGTACCGATTGAACGGCAAAAAAATAGAACTGAGGCTATCCACCATTGCGAATTTTCGTTATCAGGAGTCTCTCGTGATCCGCATGCTGTATGCCAATCCGACTTCAGAAAACGGTCTGCACGCATTTTTCCCGGACCAGGAGGCGAAGCTACTCGAATTGTTGGACCATAAGAGCGGGCTGGTACTGTTTTCCGGGCCTACCGGTTCCGGGAAAACGACCACCATCTATCATTTGCTGCGCAGAAAATATGCCGATGAACCGTTGCAGATCATTACGATGGAGGATCCGGTCGAGATTGAAGAACCGCTGTTTCTGCAGGCAGAGGTGAACGAAACTGCGGGTATCACGTACGACTTGCTCATCCGCCAGTGTCTTCGGCATCATCCGGACATCCTCGTCATTGGCGAAATCCGGGATGAAGAAACGGCCAAAATGGTCGTGAGGAGCGCATTGACGGGGCATTTGGTGATCGCGACGATCCATGCCAAAGAGTCTTTCGGGGTATTGGAAAGGTTGCGGGAACTGGCGATTTCTTCCGAACAAATGAAGCAGACGCTGCTGGCTGTCGTTTCCCAACGTCTGATCGCAAAATATTGTCCGTTGTGCTCCGGGAAGTGCACGATTCACTGCTCCCACTACCATGTGAATGAAAAATCAGCTGCCATCTACGAAATATTGGCTGGTAAAGAACTGCAGAATTATTTGCAGAATAAGGAGGACAGAAAGCGGTTTGTCACGCTGAATGATAAATTGCGCAAAGCCTATGCGTGTGGATACATTACGGAAAAGCATTACCTGGAGAACCTCGTCTGA
- a CDS encoding farnesyl diphosphate synthase, whose amino-acid sequence MNLSEFQAEWMPRFDDYLNSELDASAPSQENLHKAMAYSLMGGGKRIRPLLLLATLSLADCEISDGFAAAAALEYIHTYSLIHDDLPAMDNDDYRRGRLTSHKVFGESTAILAGDALLTAAFEILAESAAISADKKVRLIALLAKASGPNGMIAGQMDDVEGEKKSLTIEELKQVHDKKTGALIRYAVAAGCLIADADEPFTTEMESFSRHLGLAYQIHNDLKDVVLDEAETGKTIHHDAALNKNTYPSLLGVNGAIQELNSVIRQAEGCLDRVALSCASAEDKIEVFRQLMDYVRI is encoded by the coding sequence ATGAATCTTAGCGAATTTCAAGCGGAGTGGATGCCGCGATTCGACGATTACCTCAACTCTGAATTGGATGCAAGTGCGCCTTCGCAAGAAAATCTGCATAAAGCAATGGCGTATTCTTTAATGGGGGGCGGAAAAAGAATTCGTCCTCTTTTATTGTTGGCGACCCTTTCGCTGGCCGACTGCGAAATTTCGGATGGCTTTGCCGCCGCGGCCGCATTGGAATATATCCATACCTATTCTTTGATCCACGATGATCTGCCGGCTATGGACAATGATGATTACAGACGGGGTCGCCTGACTTCGCACAAGGTATTCGGAGAATCCACCGCAATCCTTGCGGGTGATGCGCTGTTGACGGCTGCCTTTGAGATACTTGCGGAATCCGCAGCCATTTCAGCAGACAAAAAAGTAAGACTGATTGCCTTATTGGCGAAAGCTTCTGGCCCGAACGGAATGATAGCCGGACAGATGGATGATGTCGAGGGCGAAAAGAAGTCACTGACAATAGAAGAGTTGAAACAAGTGCACGATAAAAAGACCGGCGCATTGATCAGGTATGCCGTTGCGGCGGGGTGCCTCATCGCGGACGCGGATGAACCATTCACAACTGAAATGGAAAGTTTCTCCAGACATTTGGGCTTGGCGTACCAGATCCACAATGATCTGAAGGATGTCGTGTTGGATGAGGCCGAGACCGGTAAAACCATTCATCACGATGCCGCATTGAACAAAAATACATACCCATCCTTATTGGGGGTAAACGGAGCTATCCAGGAACTGAACAGCGTCATCCGCCAAGCGGAAGGTTGTTTGGACCGTGTGGCATTGTCCTGCGCGAGTGCGGAAGACAAAATAGAGGTGTTCCGCCAATTAATGGATTACGTCAGAATATAA
- the efp gene encoding elongation factor P produces MISVNDFKTGLTIEIDGGLWKVIDFQHVKPGKGAAFVRSKLKNLRTGAVQEKTFRAGEKVGKAHIANRKMQYLYESAGAYVFMDTENYEQIELNAGQIEYELNYLKENMEVNILMYESETLGVDLPNTVILRVEETEPGIKGDTASGGSKPAKMETGLMVNVPFFVNADDMLIVNTTDGSYVSRA; encoded by the coding sequence ATGATTTCAGTAAATGATTTTAAGACAGGCCTGACGATCGAAATTGATGGAGGATTATGGAAAGTAATCGACTTTCAACACGTAAAACCGGGTAAAGGCGCGGCATTCGTCCGTTCGAAACTAAAAAATCTTCGTACAGGGGCTGTGCAGGAAAAAACTTTCCGTGCGGGTGAGAAAGTCGGAAAAGCGCATATCGCTAACCGCAAAATGCAGTATCTTTACGAAAGTGCCGGTGCTTACGTGTTCATGGATACTGAAAACTATGAACAAATCGAATTGAATGCAGGACAAATCGAATATGAATTGAACTATCTGAAGGAAAATATGGAAGTCAATATCCTGATGTACGAATCAGAAACACTTGGTGTCGATCTACCGAATACAGTAATCCTGCGTGTGGAAGAAACTGAGCCAGGAATCAAGGGCGATACAGCTTCAGGCGGATCAAAACCTGCCAAAATGGAAACAGGCTTGATGGTGAACGTGCCATTCTTCGTTAATGCGGATGATATGCTGATCGTCAACACAACGGACGGTTCTTACGTATCCCGTGCATAA